In one window of Pelorhabdus rhamnosifermentans DNA:
- the thiM gene encoding hydroxyethylthiazole kinase, with translation MINQMLNITDLLEIRHQIKAKKPLIHCITNHISINDCANVVLAVGAKPIMAEHPAEVSDITASSKALAVNLGNITDTRMESMLISGKTALEKNIPSIIDIVGVGCSNLRLDFTKKFIFACHPSVIKGNMSELKALCGVESGAKGIDVGEKDKITEDNIANSLALLTSLSSKTGSVIAATGVVDIITDGTDTYLIENGCEMLSMITGTGCMLNVLAATFISNKDIIGGTVLATAFMGICGELSQNVELLGKFKTTLLDYIFSLSDHQFKEKIKYHFCK, from the coding sequence ATGATAAACCAAATGCTTAACATAACTGATCTATTAGAAATAAGACACCAAATTAAAGCAAAAAAACCGCTTATTCACTGTATAACAAATCACATTTCAATTAATGACTGTGCAAATGTTGTACTTGCTGTTGGCGCAAAACCGATTATGGCAGAACATCCCGCCGAGGTTTCCGATATCACAGCATCTTCTAAGGCACTGGCCGTAAATCTCGGTAACATAACAGACACTCGCATGGAATCAATGCTGATTTCCGGCAAAACGGCCCTTGAAAAAAACATTCCATCGATCATTGATATTGTTGGAGTCGGATGCAGTAACCTTCGTCTTGATTTTACAAAGAAATTTATTTTCGCATGTCATCCAAGCGTTATTAAAGGAAATATGTCGGAATTGAAAGCTCTCTGTGGCGTTGAAAGCGGTGCAAAAGGCATTGATGTCGGTGAAAAAGATAAGATTACGGAGGATAATATAGCTAATAGCCTAGCCCTGCTAACATCGCTGTCTTCGAAGACAGGTTCTGTTATTGCAGCAACAGGAGTGGTTGATATTATCACCGACGGAACGGATACATACCTTATTGAAAACGGCTGTGAAATGCTTTCAATGATAACAGGAACGGGCTGTATGCTGAATGTCTTGGCTGCAACCTTTATCTCAAATAAAGATATCATTGGCGGAACGGTTCTAGCGACAGCTTTTATGGGAATATGCGGAGAACTTTCCCAAAACGTGGAACTTCTCGGAAAGTTTAAAACAACACTTTTAGACTATATATTCAGCCTATCAGACCACCAATTTAAAGAAAAAATAAAATACCATTTTTGCAAATAG
- the thiW gene encoding energy coupling factor transporter S component ThiW: MERKSGLLKMIMLSMMIALGVVISPILRIEGMCPMAHFINIVCAVLLGPWYALLCATLIGIIRMMFMGIPPLALTGAVFGATLSGILYRISNGKLICAVIGEVIGTGIIGAIVSYPIMAFIFGKAGLTWLFYVPLFICGTLIGGTIAYFFLTALRKSGMLANLQKSLGAKIYDKPNA, translated from the coding sequence ATGGAAAGAAAATCCGGGCTTTTAAAAATGATCATGCTGTCCATGATGATAGCACTTGGCGTAGTAATTTCACCGATTCTTCGTATCGAAGGAATGTGCCCTATGGCTCATTTTATTAACATCGTGTGTGCCGTCTTGCTGGGACCGTGGTATGCCCTACTCTGTGCAACTCTAATCGGCATAATCAGAATGATGTTCATGGGTATTCCGCCTTTGGCTCTGACTGGTGCCGTTTTTGGCGCAACGCTATCAGGAATTCTTTACAGAATTTCTAACGGAAAACTGATTTGCGCTGTGATAGGAGAAGTTATCGGAACAGGCATCATCGGAGCAATTGTTTCTTACCCAATTATGGCCTTTATTTTTGGAAAAGCAGGGCTTACATGGCTGTTTTATGTTCCTCTGTTTATTTGCGGAACGCTTATTGGCGGAACGATTGCCTATTTTTTTCTTACCGCGCTAAGGAAGTCGGGTATGCTGGCAAATCTTCAGAAAAGCTTGGGAGCGAAAATTTATGATAAACCAAATGCTTAA
- a CDS encoding sigma 54-interacting transcriptional regulator, whose protein sequence is MMDEILNIIKGEDKKNPLTDLSIAKMIGIRREKVIELRCNHGIPDSRERRKESIIQEAMLILSRNENISERKFTELLQKAGYKISRYTAGKLQKEVTKKYSAEIEDHRKNDFLSEQTAKLDYSGNNKKKESEAFNHIIGYQSGLRVQINQAKAAMLYPPHGLNTLIIGPSGVGKSYLAENMYKFAVESSILSATAPFVVFNCADYADNPQLLLTQLFGYVKGAFSGADATKFGLIEKANQGILFLDEVHRLPSEGQEILFSILDRGEFRRLGETSVRRINVRIIAATTENIESSLLLTFRRRIPMIIDIPILSERSAKERYEIIKKIFTSEAAQTKQLIKVDTAVIKYLMLYKCPGNIGQLFSDIKVACANAFLVSVSSGNAEITVRAQDLMKYENFNTLENTNRVEIEKYIKNPLFIDPTASIENVDDKMQDWSFDTIYSTIEHSFQKLKNSGVDGREINKIIQSQIRDTFKEHLGTEETLDKAIVELQSIVDEKIIRTVKKAVDIAKEYIPELEERVYYFLAIHLSTLYERICKGVYKSFQVDIDNIASNYKKEYGIAKILILEIEKNLQTKIPKEEIAMIAMYLRTFSRHEKMQEGKVKIIVLTHGRVASAMVEVANKFLNMNYATSIDVDFNETPEAVLKETIELVEKIDEGKGCLLLVDMGSLVSFGEIITKRTGIKTISIDRVDTAMVLEAVRRAALMDITLDNIVSAIYEDKYLSKNMDIGELAQKKAILFICMTGEGTACSLAAYVKKKFMHIEDEVRLFTIAALNETKLKQNIYEIQRSYHIIAIVGSINPQVKNIPFLSTDEVFRSAGIRRIHKILYTDHENKAVLYKIMDDKLILCNLVSSNKTQVIDKLSQLLVDFGAVSDQFVLSVYKRESIGATYLKGGIGIPHGDSAYVTKTAMAMATLVKPIAWENDFMADLVFLFAFQDRDQKYISEFYDIISNEKALKELKKATSMERIKEILFEKQF, encoded by the coding sequence ATGATGGATGAAATACTGAATATTATAAAAGGTGAAGACAAGAAAAATCCTTTAACAGATTTGTCAATAGCAAAAATGATTGGGATACGCAGGGAAAAAGTGATTGAATTAAGATGCAATCATGGTATACCCGATTCTAGAGAACGCCGAAAAGAAAGTATTATTCAAGAAGCTATGTTGATCTTATCAAGGAATGAAAATATTTCAGAACGAAAATTTACAGAGTTACTCCAAAAGGCTGGCTATAAAATATCTCGTTATACAGCTGGAAAGTTACAGAAAGAAGTTACGAAAAAATATTCTGCTGAAATAGAAGACCATAGAAAAAATGATTTTTTAAGTGAGCAGACAGCGAAGCTTGATTATTCAGGAAACAACAAGAAAAAGGAAAGTGAAGCATTTAATCATATTATCGGATATCAATCTGGCCTGAGAGTTCAGATAAATCAAGCGAAAGCAGCCATGCTTTATCCACCTCACGGGTTGAATACCTTAATTATTGGACCATCAGGAGTGGGAAAATCTTATTTAGCCGAAAATATGTATAAATTTGCTGTCGAATCTTCCATTTTGTCGGCAACAGCTCCTTTTGTTGTGTTCAATTGTGCGGATTATGCGGATAACCCGCAACTACTTCTTACCCAGCTTTTCGGTTATGTAAAGGGTGCTTTTAGCGGGGCCGACGCAACCAAATTCGGTTTAATTGAAAAAGCAAATCAGGGGATTCTCTTCTTGGACGAAGTTCATCGTTTACCAAGTGAGGGACAGGAAATTCTTTTTTCTATATTGGATAGAGGGGAATTTAGGCGCTTGGGAGAAACGTCGGTACGGCGAATTAATGTACGGATTATTGCTGCAACGACGGAAAATATCGAGTCTTCCTTGCTATTGACATTCAGGCGTCGAATTCCGATGATTATTGATATTCCGATTTTATCGGAGCGATCTGCGAAGGAACGGTATGAAATTATCAAAAAAATTTTTACAAGCGAGGCAGCGCAGACAAAACAGCTTATAAAAGTAGATACTGCAGTTATAAAATATCTGATGTTATATAAATGTCCAGGGAATATTGGCCAATTATTTAGTGATATTAAAGTGGCCTGTGCAAATGCCTTTCTCGTATCAGTATCATCAGGAAATGCTGAAATAACCGTTAGGGCGCAAGATTTAATGAAATATGAAAATTTTAATACACTAGAGAATACGAATCGAGTTGAAATAGAAAAATATATTAAAAATCCATTGTTTATAGATCCAACAGCTTCCATAGAAAATGTTGACGATAAAATGCAAGATTGGTCATTTGACACCATTTATTCGACAATAGAGCATAGTTTTCAAAAATTAAAGAACAGTGGAGTGGATGGAAGAGAAATTAATAAAATTATTCAATCCCAGATAAGAGATACATTTAAAGAACATTTGGGGACAGAAGAAACGTTGGATAAGGCCATTGTGGAATTACAATCGATTGTTGACGAAAAAATCATCAGAACTGTAAAAAAGGCGGTCGACATTGCTAAAGAATACATACCAGAATTAGAAGAACGTGTATATTATTTTTTGGCAATACATTTGAGTACATTATATGAAAGAATCTGTAAAGGTGTATATAAATCTTTTCAGGTCGATATTGATAATATTGCAAGTAATTATAAGAAGGAATATGGAATCGCTAAAATTCTGATTTTAGAAATAGAAAAAAATTTGCAAACGAAAATTCCAAAAGAAGAAATTGCTATGATCGCAATGTATTTAAGAACTTTTTCTCGGCATGAAAAGATGCAGGAAGGAAAAGTTAAGATTATTGTTTTAACACATGGAAGAGTTGCCTCGGCTATGGTGGAAGTGGCTAATAAATTTCTTAATATGAATTATGCAACGAGTATAGATGTAGATTTTAACGAAACACCCGAGGCTGTATTAAAAGAGACAATCGAACTTGTAGAAAAAATAGATGAAGGAAAAGGTTGCTTGTTGTTGGTTGATATGGGATCTCTAGTATCCTTTGGAGAAATTATTACAAAGAGAACAGGGATTAAGACAATCAGTATAGATCGCGTGGATACAGCGATGGTATTGGAGGCTGTTCGAAGAGCGGCTTTGATGGATATTACGCTGGATAATATTGTATCCGCAATCTATGAAGATAAATATTTATCGAAAAACATGGATATAGGTGAGTTGGCGCAAAAAAAGGCAATCTTATTTATTTGTATGACAGGAGAGGGGACCGCTTGTAGTCTAGCGGCTTATGTTAAAAAAAAGTTTATGCATATAGAAGATGAAGTACGTTTATTTACAATTGCTGCGTTAAATGAAACGAAGCTGAAGCAAAATATTTATGAAATTCAGCGCAGCTATCATATTATAGCCATTGTAGGAAGCATTAATCCGCAGGTCAAAAATATCCCCTTTTTATCAACAGATGAGGTTTTCAGGAGTGCAGGGATTAGGCGAATTCATAAAATACTATACACGGATCATGAAAATAAAGCAGTTTTGTATAAAATAATGGATGATAAGTTGATTCTTTGCAATTTAGTTTCATCGAATAAAACACAGGTCATTGACAAATTATCGCAATTATTAGTAGACTTTGGTGCTGTAAGCGATCAATTTGTGTTGAGTGTATACAAACGGGAAAGTATTGGAGCAACTTATTTAAAAGGGGGTATAGGAATACCGCATGGAGATTCAGCGTATGTTACTAAAACTGCCATGGCAATGGCTACTTTAGTGAAACCTATTGCATGGGAAAATGACTTTATGGCAGATTTAGTGTTTTTGTTTGCATTTCAAGATAGGGATCAAAAATATATAAGTGAATTTTATGACATTATATCAAATGAAAAAGCATTAAAGGAATTGAAAAAGGCGACATCTATGGAAAGAATCAAAGAAATTTTGTTTGAAAAACAATTTTAG
- a CDS encoding bifunctional 4-hydroxy-2-oxoglutarate aldolase/2-dehydro-3-deoxy-phosphogluconate aldolase, which produces MKQRLTDFSKVIVILRGYNYQQVEAVVEVMKNSKINAVEITLNRGDSKTIIKKIVQKYGQEISVGAGTVLNEADLKDVVNIGVDFVLAPNMFSKKMLEFCREHQVISVPGAYSPTEIYQSIKDGADIVKVFPADIVGSKFFKDIRAPFGELPLMAVGGINIQNVREYFLAGAKYVGIASGIFQTEDIVNSNKDSLKNSLKNFEEKIEGA; this is translated from the coding sequence ATGAAACAAAGGTTGACGGACTTTTCAAAAGTGATAGTTATTTTGAGAGGTTATAATTATCAGCAAGTCGAAGCCGTTGTTGAAGTCATGAAAAACAGTAAAATTAATGCCGTAGAAATTACTTTGAATCGAGGTGATTCCAAAACTATTATTAAAAAGATTGTTCAGAAATATGGTCAAGAGATTTCTGTTGGTGCAGGAACTGTTTTAAATGAAGCAGATTTAAAGGATGTAGTTAATATTGGAGTAGACTTTGTTTTAGCGCCGAATATGTTTTCTAAAAAAATGCTGGAATTTTGTAGAGAACATCAGGTTATTAGTGTACCAGGTGCATATTCACCTACCGAGATTTATCAAAGCATTAAAGATGGTGCGGATATTGTCAAGGTATTTCCGGCAGATATCGTTGGCAGTAAGTTTTTTAAAGATATAAGGGCTCCTTTTGGGGAGTTACCATTGATGGCTGTCGGAGGAATTAATATACAAAATGTACGAGAGTATTTTTTGGCGGGAGCAAAATATGTTGGGATAGCATCAGGTATTTTTCAAACCGAAGATATCGTAAATAGTAATAAAGATTCTTTAAAAAATTCGTTGAAGAACTTTGAAGAAAAAATTGAGGGTGCTTAA
- a CDS encoding PTS sugar transporter subunit IIA, translating into MEEPLNIDKKMIFKIESNGKTREDILSFLAGKLLNAGYVKNDYEKGILNREKTYPTGLLTGGINVAVPHTDCIYVKKSALAVGILDTPVIFKSMDDPDKDIEVSIVIMIALNQPHGQIEMLQKIIQLIQKQDELEKLLKSNSLDNIHATILYYLN; encoded by the coding sequence ATGGAAGAACCATTGAATATAGATAAGAAAATGATTTTTAAAATTGAAAGTAACGGAAAAACCAGAGAAGATATTCTAAGTTTTCTGGCAGGTAAACTTTTGAATGCCGGTTATGTAAAAAATGATTATGAAAAAGGAATTTTAAACCGAGAGAAAACATATCCGACGGGATTATTGACGGGTGGAATTAATGTAGCTGTTCCACATACTGATTGTATTTATGTAAAAAAAAGCGCTTTGGCTGTAGGAATTTTAGATACGCCGGTGATCTTTAAATCTATGGATGATCCGGACAAGGATATAGAAGTCAGTATAGTGATAATGATTGCCTTAAATCAACCACACGGACAAATTGAAATGTTGCAAAAGATTATTCAATTGATCCAAAAACAAGACGAATTGGAAAAATTGCTTAAAAGTAATAGTCTGGATAATATCCATGCAACGATATTATATTATTTAAATTGA
- a CDS encoding PTS sugar transporter subunit IIB: MKKVLVACGNGIATSTVVAQKIREACEEKRLSVSVSQCKLLEVESKAEDYDLLVTTGKFAGGNVNIPVIGAIALLTGIGEEETIEKIINAIK; this comes from the coding sequence ATGAAAAAAGTATTGGTAGCATGCGGAAATGGAATTGCAACTTCAACGGTAGTTGCACAGAAAATTCGTGAAGCTTGTGAAGAAAAAAGGTTATCTGTCTCAGTATCGCAATGTAAATTATTAGAGGTTGAATCTAAAGCAGAAGATTATGATTTGCTTGTTACTACAGGAAAATTTGCTGGCGGTAATGTTAACATTCCAGTCATTGGAGCCATTGCTTTGCTTACGGGCATTGGTGAAGAAGAAACTATAGAAAAAATTATCAATGCGATTAAATAG
- a CDS encoding PTS galactitol transporter subunit IIC: MDIVYAVFNTLLKAGPIVLLPIIITIIGLIFRVKLIKAFRSGLTIAIGFAGIKLVINLLSDNLGPAAKAMVENFGIHLDILDVGWGAIAAVTWSSPIIPLLIFGILITNIILLFFKLTDTLDVDIWNYHHMAIVGIMVYFVTDNVFLGLGAALVMAVISFKLADWTAPVVEKYFEIPGVSLPTMSALSSIIIAVPLNKLIDHIPGINKIDFSAKDAQKYLGFFGEPIFMGLILGCGIGALAKYPLTGIFSLGVNMAAVMVLIPKMTALFMEGLMPISAAAQKLTKEKFKGRKFLIGLDAAIVVGNPTVITAALIVIPLTILMAAVIPGNRVLPFADLAVIPFRVALVVALCNGNLFRSILIGLVCTSAILLAGTATSPVLTSLATSVGIDLAASGGISSFAATSLTVSYLVYTAFISNLWISLPVLIVAIIAIWLYIEKFKAKPTGNATIAQEE, from the coding sequence ATGGATATTGTATATGCTGTTTTTAATACACTGCTAAAAGCAGGGCCGATTGTTCTTCTACCAATAATTATAACGATTATCGGGCTTATTTTTCGGGTGAAATTAATAAAAGCTTTTAGATCAGGATTAACGATTGCTATCGGTTTTGCCGGAATCAAATTGGTCATCAATTTATTGTCTGATAATTTGGGACCGGCGGCAAAAGCTATGGTTGAGAATTTTGGCATTCATTTAGATATTCTAGATGTTGGCTGGGGCGCTATAGCGGCAGTTACATGGTCTTCACCCATTATCCCATTATTGATTTTTGGAATTTTGATTACAAATATTATTTTGCTTTTTTTCAAACTGACTGATACCTTAGATGTTGATATATGGAATTACCATCATATGGCTATTGTGGGTATTATGGTTTATTTTGTAACGGATAATGTTTTTCTTGGCTTAGGGGCAGCGTTAGTAATGGCTGTCATATCCTTTAAACTAGCAGATTGGACAGCGCCGGTGGTAGAGAAATATTTTGAGATACCAGGGGTATCTTTACCAACCATGTCGGCATTATCCTCGATTATTATAGCGGTACCATTAAATAAATTGATCGATCATATCCCCGGAATAAATAAAATAGATTTTTCAGCAAAAGATGCGCAAAAATATTTAGGATTCTTTGGTGAACCCATTTTTATGGGCCTGATTTTAGGTTGTGGTATTGGTGCTTTGGCAAAATATCCATTAACAGGTATATTTTCTCTGGGAGTAAATATGGCAGCTGTTATGGTTTTAATTCCTAAGATGACTGCGTTATTTATGGAAGGTCTGATGCCGATATCTGCAGCTGCTCAAAAATTAACGAAAGAAAAATTTAAGGGAAGAAAGTTTTTAATTGGATTGGATGCGGCGATTGTTGTCGGTAATCCAACTGTTATTACTGCAGCGCTTATTGTTATTCCTTTGACAATTCTTATGGCAGCCGTTATTCCGGGCAACAGAGTATTACCATTTGCTGACTTAGCCGTTATTCCGTTTAGAGTTGCTTTGGTCGTGGCTTTGTGTAATGGAAATCTATTTAGGAGTATATTAATCGGTTTGGTTTGTACGAGTGCCATATTATTGGCAGGAACAGCTACGTCGCCAGTCCTTACTAGTTTAGCTACATCGGTTGGTATTGATTTGGCAGCCAGTGGTGGAATATCATCTTTTGCAGCCACCAGTTTGACGGTTAGTTATTTAGTTTACACTGCTTTTATCAGTAATTTGTGGATTAGTCTTCCAGTGTTAATTGTCGCTATTATTGCCATATGGCTATATATTGAAAAATTCAAGGCCAAACCAACGGGTAATGCTACCATTGCACAGGAAGAATAA
- the dgoD gene encoding galactonate dehydratase, translated as MKIKEIKIYRVKPRWIFIKISTDEGVEGWGEMISGTKTETVVAGAEEMGQYLIGKNPFAIESLWQELYKTFFRGGPINTTVVSGIEMALWDIKGKFCNMPIYELLGGRARDRIKVYSWIGGDRPDDVVKEALDRKNRGFDAVKMNATEELHYIDSYAKIQAVVDRVASIRDALGEDFGIGVDFHGRVHKPMAKVLAKALDSYKLMFLEEVVLPENEEAFEEVAKHTSTPLATGERLCTRWQYKNIFKQGVIDIIQPDVALAGGILETRKIIATAESFDMAAAPHAPYGPIALAATLQIDACSPNVFIQEQSLGIHYNKGFDLLDFVKNKEIFQYQNGFVNLPDKPGLGLEIDEELVKKVSEEGLVWKNPKWKNYDGTQAEW; from the coding sequence ATGAAAATTAAAGAAATTAAGATTTATCGCGTCAAACCGAGATGGATTTTTATAAAAATTTCGACGGATGAAGGAGTAGAAGGTTGGGGTGAAATGATATCTGGCACCAAGACAGAAACAGTTGTGGCTGGTGCTGAAGAAATGGGACAATATCTTATTGGAAAAAATCCTTTTGCTATTGAAAGCTTATGGCAGGAATTGTATAAGACGTTTTTTAGAGGTGGGCCGATCAATACTACTGTTGTATCTGGTATTGAGATGGCACTTTGGGATATCAAAGGCAAGTTCTGCAATATGCCTATCTATGAGTTGCTAGGTGGACGAGCGAGAGACAGAATAAAAGTATACTCATGGATCGGTGGCGACCGCCCAGACGATGTTGTAAAAGAAGCATTGGATAGAAAAAATAGAGGCTTTGATGCTGTAAAAATGAACGCAACTGAGGAACTGCATTATATTGATTCTTATGCAAAAATCCAAGCTGTGGTAGATCGTGTAGCATCTATTCGGGATGCACTTGGTGAGGACTTTGGTATAGGCGTAGATTTTCATGGAAGAGTCCATAAGCCAATGGCAAAGGTATTAGCAAAAGCCTTAGATTCGTATAAGCTGATGTTTCTAGAAGAAGTTGTTTTACCAGAGAATGAAGAGGCTTTTGAGGAAGTTGCTAAACATACTTCTACGCCCTTGGCTACAGGTGAAAGGCTTTGTACTCGTTGGCAATATAAAAATATATTTAAGCAAGGGGTTATCGATATTATTCAACCTGATGTAGCTTTGGCTGGTGGTATTTTAGAGACGCGAAAAATCATTGCAACAGCAGAAAGCTTTGATATGGCAGCAGCTCCCCATGCTCCATATGGTCCGATTGCTTTAGCTGCTACGTTACAGATTGATGCATGTTCACCAAATGTTTTTATTCAGGAACAAAGCTTAGGAATACATTATAATAAAGGGTTTGATTTATTGGATTTTGTAAAAAATAAAGAGATATTTCAATATCAAAATGGCTTTGTTAATTTACCAGATAAACCAGGATTAGGACTCGAAATTGATGAAGAGTTGGTAAAAAAGGTTTCGGAGGAAGGACTTGTTTGGAAAAATCCTAAATGGAAGAATTATGATGGAACACAAGCCGAATGGTAA
- a CDS encoding methyl-accepting chemotaxis protein, translating into MKKNIIILLMLVSSIPLLISTFISHSLVSKPLEADYLAINSGKVDVFRTEVQSYVNKRMEIVKAISHTTAVKNFDLPASKQLIADVQTIYTDIGMALSNDKGNQVVRGDDIKLGKVSQREFYKEAMSGTDEVASKSMISMTTGKPIVILASPVRSDNGKVVGVLQATINLEAFKEVVKKWSVNGVTAYILDQDGKVIVYPDGDGSTEVKDMSSIPFVQKAISGKSGSEEIAGENGVRKLVSYVYDPQTRWIICMEKNYEEYNAVSNRMLLTNLMVLAVTMLMVILISIVVANRMTKPITQLVTATESLKSGNLNININNQGKDEIGKLAQNFDAMVGGLQELLRNVIVSTEVVSAASEELTASAQQSAATAEQVTSAIEAITAGAEKQVSFANAATDLVTQIVSDIQQIVSDSTTVASVSEGTAKLATNGGESINNAVAQMRSIETSVIDSAAVVANLGERSTAIGQIIDTISGIASQTNLLALNAAIEAARAGEQGRGFAVVAEEVRKLAEQSENATKQIALLIGEIQTDTDKAVAAMNKGCTEVKLGTDIVSEAGQTFNEIITMTNQVSEQIKDISAAIENMSMNSQRVVTAIRDIDSMSKNNANQTLQVSAATQEQVASADQISKASQALVDTADELQKAVNKFSL; encoded by the coding sequence ATGAAAAAAAATATTATTATATTACTTATGCTCGTGAGTAGTATTCCCTTACTTATCTCCACTTTTATTTCCCATTCACTAGTTTCTAAACCGCTAGAGGCAGATTATCTGGCGATAAATTCCGGAAAAGTTGACGTTTTTAGAACGGAGGTACAATCGTATGTCAATAAACGCATGGAGATTGTCAAAGCGATTTCCCACACTACTGCCGTCAAGAATTTCGATCTTCCGGCTTCTAAGCAACTAATCGCTGACGTTCAAACAATATATACCGATATTGGTATGGCTCTTTCTAACGATAAAGGCAACCAAGTTGTAAGAGGCGATGACATTAAATTGGGCAAAGTATCTCAACGGGAATTTTATAAAGAAGCCATGAGCGGTACAGACGAGGTTGCTTCTAAATCGATGATAAGCATGACAACAGGAAAGCCTATCGTAATACTGGCTTCTCCTGTACGATCGGATAACGGAAAAGTTGTTGGGGTGTTACAAGCGACGATTAACCTGGAGGCTTTTAAAGAGGTTGTTAAAAAATGGTCAGTAAACGGGGTTACAGCATACATACTGGATCAAGATGGCAAAGTCATCGTTTACCCTGATGGCGATGGTTCAACAGAAGTCAAAGATATGAGCAGCATTCCCTTTGTCCAAAAGGCGATTAGCGGAAAAAGCGGATCAGAAGAGATCGCTGGGGAAAACGGTGTTCGCAAATTAGTAAGTTATGTTTATGATCCTCAAACGCGTTGGATTATCTGTATGGAAAAAAACTATGAGGAGTATAATGCCGTCAGTAATAGGATGCTGTTGACCAATTTAATGGTTTTAGCTGTTACGATGTTAATGGTCATTTTAATCAGTATTGTCGTTGCCAATCGGATGACCAAGCCTATTACTCAATTGGTAACTGCGACAGAAAGCCTAAAAAGCGGTAATTTAAATATAAATATAAATAACCAAGGGAAAGATGAAATCGGCAAGCTAGCGCAAAATTTTGACGCAATGGTTGGCGGACTTCAAGAACTGCTTAGGAACGTCATCGTTTCCACTGAAGTAGTTTCGGCAGCTTCCGAAGAACTGACAGCGAGCGCACAGCAATCGGCGGCTACAGCCGAACAAGTGACAAGTGCAATTGAGGCGATTACAGCAGGCGCTGAAAAACAAGTGAGTTTTGCCAATGCTGCCACAGATCTCGTGACTCAGATTGTTTCCGATATTCAACAAATTGTTTCAGATTCTACAACCGTTGCTTCAGTATCGGAAGGGACTGCCAAGTTGGCGACAAATGGCGGAGAATCGATAAACAATGCTGTTGCTCAAATGCGCAGCATTGAAACGAGTGTCATAGATTCGGCGGCAGTCGTTGCGAATCTGGGAGAAAGGTCCACCGCAATTGGTCAAATTATCGATACCATCTCTGGCATCGCCAGTCAAACTAATTTGCTGGCCTTGAATGCGGCGATAGAAGCGGCGCGTGCAGGGGAACAGGGACGCGGCTTCGCGGTGGTGGCCGAGGAAGTACGCAAACTGGCCGAACAATCGGAGAATGCGACTAAACAAATTGCTCTCTTAATTGGTGAAATACAGACAGATACCGATAAAGCAGTTGCAGCTATGAACAAAGGTTGTACCGAGGTGAAACTGGGAACCGATATAGTAAGCGAAGCTGGACAGACGTTTAATGAAATTATTACAATGACCAATCAAGTGTCTGAACAAATCAAGGATATTTCCGCCGCTATAGAAAATATGTCAATGAATAGTCAAAGAGTTGTGACCGCGATCAGGGATATTGATAGTATGAGCAAAAACAACGCCAACCAGACCCTTCAGGTTTCAGCCGCTACCCAAGAACAAGTTGCGTCGGCAGACCAAATAAGTAAGGCTAGTCAAGCATTGGTAGATACGGCTGATGAACTGCAAAAAGCGGTTAATAAGTTTTCTTTATAA